A window of Candidatus Eremiobacteraceae bacterium contains these coding sequences:
- a CDS encoding cytochrome c, whose amino-acid sequence MKKYERLSLVIAACALSLIAPLVATNLAGASAATDAQVSVTLPPDARSFGPGPGQSVAQANCTICHAADYVYMQPALTDVQWRAEVMKMKTAYGAPLNDSDVATLVAYLVGQNGKK is encoded by the coding sequence GTGAAGAAATACGAGAGGCTGAGCCTGGTCATCGCAGCGTGCGCGCTATCGCTGATCGCGCCCCTAGTCGCCACGAATCTTGCCGGCGCATCGGCAGCCACCGATGCTCAGGTCAGCGTGACGTTGCCGCCGGATGCGCGGTCATTTGGGCCAGGGCCTGGTCAATCCGTCGCGCAAGCCAACTGCACGATATGTCACGCCGCCGACTACGTGTACATGCAGCCTGCGCTCACCGACGTGCAATGGCGCGCAGAGGTGATGAAGATGAAGACCGCGTACGGCGCGCCGTTGAACGACAGCGATGTGGCCACGCTGGTCGCGTATCTCGTCGGTCAAAACGGCAAGAAGTAG